From Dasypus novemcinctus isolate mDasNov1 chromosome 11, mDasNov1.1.hap2, whole genome shotgun sequence, one genomic window encodes:
- the SMIM29 gene encoding small integral membrane protein 29 isoform X1 gives MSNSTVPSAPQASSDSMVGYVLGPFFLITLVGVVVAVVMYVQKKKRVDRLRHHLLPMYSYDPAEELHEAEQELLSDVGDPKVVQGWQSGYQHKRVPLLDVKT, from the exons ATGAGTAACAGCACGGTGCCCAGCGCCCCCCAGGCCAGCAGCGACTCCATGGTGGGCTACGTGCTGGGGCCCTTCTTCCTCATCACCCTGGTCGGGGTGGTCGTGGCTGTG GTAATGTACGTGCAGAAGAAAAAGCG ggtgGACCGGCTCCGCCACCACTTGCTCCCCATGTACAGCTACGACCCGGCTGAGGAGCTGCACGAGGCAGAGCAGGAGCTCTTGTCTGACGTGGGAGACCCCAAG GTGGTCCAGGGCTGGCAGAGCGGCTACCAGCACAAGCGGGTGCCCCTGCTGGACGTCAAGACGTGA
- the SMIM29 gene encoding small integral membrane protein 29 isoform X2 — protein sequence MSNSTVPSAPQASSDSMVGYVLGPFFLITLVGVVVAVVMYVQKKKRYDPAEELHEAEQELLSDVGDPKVVQGWQSGYQHKRVPLLDVKT from the exons ATGAGTAACAGCACGGTGCCCAGCGCCCCCCAGGCCAGCAGCGACTCCATGGTGGGCTACGTGCTGGGGCCCTTCTTCCTCATCACCCTGGTCGGGGTGGTCGTGGCTGTG GTAATGTACGTGCAGAAGAAAAAGCG CTACGACCCGGCTGAGGAGCTGCACGAGGCAGAGCAGGAGCTCTTGTCTGACGTGGGAGACCCCAAG GTGGTCCAGGGCTGGCAGAGCGGCTACCAGCACAAGCGGGTGCCCCTGCTGGACGTCAAGACGTGA